One Festucalex cinctus isolate MCC-2025b chromosome 1, RoL_Fcin_1.0, whole genome shotgun sequence genomic region harbors:
- the LOC144006724 gene encoding transcription factor HES-1-like, translated as MPAGTLEKTSSAPSNNNSTAENTRSQTTGRKSSKPIMEKRRRARINESLGHLKTLILDALKKDSSRHSKLEKADILEMTVKHLRNLQRFQMTASITTDPSVLGKYRAGFSECVGEVTRYLSTCDEVNCEARTRLLSHLAGRVSQMNAVNFYTPHSGPLGQTGITAPQVPCKSGSQIGPPSDTTTLHSSYQVVPTPDGYFAFLVPSAALTPVGAPSSHYMSPGASALTSDSVWRPW; from the exons ATGCCGGCCGGCACTTTGGAAAAAACTTCATCCGCGCCGAGTAATAACAACTCCACTGCAGAAAATACACGCAGTCAGACGACGGGCAGAAAG TCTTCCAAACCTATTATGGAAAAGCGGAGACGGGCGCGAATCAACGAGAGTCTGGGCCACCTAAAGACTCTCATCTTGGACGCACTCAAGAAAGAT AGCTCCAGACATTCCAAACTGGAAAAGGCAGATATCCTTGAAATGACTGTGAAGCACCTCAGGAACCTGCAACGATTTCAAATGACAG CCTCCATAACCACAGACCCGTCTGTCCTGGGTAAATACCGGGCCGGTTTCAGCGAGTGTGTCGGTGAGGTCACCCGTTACTTGTCCACGTGTGACGAGGTCAACTGCGAGGCGAGGACCCGCCTGCTCAGCCACCTGGCGGGCCGCGTCTCCCAAATGAACGCCGTCAATTTCTACACGCCTCACTCTGGCCCGCTCGGACAAACTGGCATTACTGCCCCTCAGGTTCCTTGCAAAAGCGGCTCACAGATTGGACCCCCCTCAGACACCACGACTCTGCACAGCAGCTACCAGGTGGTGCCAACTCCTGATGGATATTTTGCCTTTCTTGTTCCCAGTGCAGCTCTCACACCTGTGGGTGCACCGAGCAGCCATTACATGTCTCCCGGTGCGTCTGCGCTCACTTCAGATTCTGTGTGGAGACCCTGGTAG